From Roseburia hominis, the proteins below share one genomic window:
- a CDS encoding bifunctional oligoribonuclease/PAP phosphatase NrnA — protein sequence MNNILMEEIQKADRIAIGGHVRPDGDCAGSCMGLFRYVRENYPQKEVHVYLEDIPNTFLFMKGSEEIRHEISEEQSYDLFVLLDCGDEGRLGFSGPLCRGAKRTACVDHHISNQATADVNVIHPEASSTCEVLYELLEDEKISRETAECLYTGIVHDTGVFRYSCTHPSTMRIAAKLMEKGVDHTGIITRTFDEKTYAQNHILGRALLESFLFMDGRCIVSSITKKVMDFYQVAPKHLDGIVSQLKLTKGVDVAIFMYELKPGTFKVSLRSSEEVDVSRIAQYFGGGGHVRAAGFTMTGTMHDVVNNLSRQIELQFKADAGEQSEK from the coding sequence ATGAATAATATCTTGATGGAAGAGATTCAAAAGGCAGACAGGATTGCAATCGGCGGACATGTGCGGCCGGATGGGGACTGTGCAGGTTCGTGTATGGGCCTGTTTCGATATGTGCGTGAGAATTACCCGCAGAAGGAAGTGCATGTTTATCTGGAAGATATCCCGAACACCTTTCTATTCATGAAGGGCAGCGAAGAGATCAGGCATGAGATTTCTGAGGAGCAAAGCTATGATCTCTTTGTGCTTCTGGATTGCGGGGATGAAGGGCGGCTTGGATTTTCCGGGCCGCTTTGCCGGGGGGCAAAGCGTACCGCATGCGTGGATCACCATATCAGCAATCAGGCCACGGCAGATGTGAATGTGATCCATCCGGAAGCAAGCTCTACCTGTGAAGTGCTTTATGAGCTTTTGGAGGATGAGAAGATATCGAGGGAGACTGCGGAGTGTCTTTATACGGGAATCGTACACGATACAGGGGTATTCCGGTATTCCTGCACGCATCCTTCTACTATGCGTATCGCGGCGAAGCTGATGGAAAAGGGCGTGGATCACACGGGAATCATAACCCGGACGTTTGATGAGAAGACCTATGCCCAGAACCATATTTTAGGGCGCGCGCTTTTGGAGAGTTTTCTGTTCATGGACGGAAGATGCATCGTATCTTCCATTACGAAAAAGGTGATGGATTTTTATCAGGTCGCGCCGAAGCATCTGGACGGAATCGTGAGTCAGCTAAAGCTTACGAAGGGCGTCGATGTGGCTATTTTCATGTATGAATTGAAGCCGGGAACGTTTAAAGTGAGCCTGCGGTCCAGCGAGGAAGTTGACGTGAGCCGGATTGCCCAGTATTTCGGCGGCGGCGGTCATGTGCGCGCAGCAGGCTTTACCATGACAGGAACGATGCATGACGTAGTCAATAATTTGTCCCGTCAGATCGAGCTTCAGTTTAAGGCGGATGCCGGGGAACAAAGTGAGAAATAA
- the truB gene encoding tRNA pseudouridine(55) synthase TruB, which translates to MLNGVLNIYKERGYTSHDVVAKLRGITRQKKIGHTGTLDPEAEGVLPVCLGKATRLCDMLTDKDKTYETVLLLGKETDTQDITGKVLREGDTKNLSEEQVREVIRSFEGGYDQIPPMFSALKVNGKKLYELARDGKEVERKPRHVTIYRIKILEMALPRVRMEVQCSKGTYIRTLCHDIGRALGCFGCMEKLRRTQVERFKIAESMRLSVAEQYFREGKLEEHMIAVDAMFPGYEQVYLKPEADRTVRNGGLFGLSDILWLGSLKEFEEGEKVRVYDENRYFIAVYAYRSKEKDFKIVRMFFDRIES; encoded by the coding sequence ATGCTAAACGGTGTGTTGAATATTTATAAAGAGCGTGGGTACACGTCCCACGATGTGGTCGCAAAGCTGCGTGGGATCACCCGTCAGAAGAAGATCGGCCACACCGGAACGCTGGACCCTGAGGCGGAAGGAGTCCTTCCGGTGTGTCTGGGGAAGGCGACACGGCTCTGCGATATGCTTACCGATAAGGATAAGACCTATGAGACGGTGCTTCTTCTGGGAAAAGAGACGGATACACAGGATATTACCGGAAAAGTGCTACGAGAAGGGGATACGAAGAACCTTAGTGAAGAGCAGGTAAGAGAAGTGATCCGGTCTTTTGAAGGCGGATATGATCAGATTCCGCCCATGTTTTCCGCGCTCAAGGTAAACGGGAAAAAGCTGTATGAGCTTGCGCGCGATGGAAAAGAAGTGGAGAGAAAGCCAAGGCATGTGACCATTTACCGGATTAAGATCCTGGAAATGGCCCTCCCCAGAGTGCGTATGGAGGTGCAGTGCTCGAAGGGAACCTATATCCGGACACTCTGTCATGACATTGGAAGAGCATTGGGCTGTTTTGGGTGTATGGAGAAGCTTAGAAGGACACAGGTTGAGAGATTTAAGATCGCGGAGAGTATGCGTCTTTCGGTGGCAGAACAGTATTTCCGGGAGGGAAAGCTGGAAGAACACATGATAGCTGTCGATGCCATGTTCCCGGGGTATGAGCAGGTGTACCTGAAACCGGAGGCGGACAGGACGGTTCGAAATGGTGGACTGTTCGGCCTTTCGGATATTCTATGGCTTGGCTCCCTCAAAGAGTTTGAGGAGGGAGAAAAAGTCAGAGTGTATGATGAGAACCGGTATTTTATTGCGGTATATGCCTATCGGAGCAAAGAGAAGGATTTCAAAATTGTACGCATGTTTTTTGACAGAATAGAATCATAA